The sequence below is a genomic window from Synechococcus sp. PCC 7335.
TCTTTGAGAAGATAGCCGCGAGCACCTGCTTGCAAGCACTGATAGATGTCTTCATCGGTGTCGTAGGTGGTCAGGATGATGATGCGGGCCTGAGGGGATGCAGTGCGAATCTGAATGACGGCCTCTAAACCTTCTATCTGGGGCATTCGCAGGTCCATCAAGGTGATATCTGGCTGATGATCCGCATGTAGGGCGATCGCTTCTTTGCCGTTCTTAGCTTCGGCGACGACCGTGATGTTTTCTTGTCGATTGAGGACAGAGACAATGCCTTCTCTGACGACGCTGTGGTCTTCGACAACAAGAACTTTAATAGTCGGCTCGGCGCTCATGGGCAAGTGGGGATGGTGATATCTATTACAGTACCCCTCCTAGGGTGGCTGGTGAAGGAAAAGTGGCC
It includes:
- a CDS encoding response regulator transcription factor, with the protein product MSAEPTIKVLVVEDHSVVREGIVSVLNRQENITVVAEAKNGKEAIALHADHQPDITLMDLRMPQIEGLEAVIQIRTASPQARIIILTTYDTDEDIYQCLQAGARGYLLKDATSQELTQAVRQVYQGKRFIPADVAMKLAERIESDELTAREIDVLEMMVQGSSTAKLSEALHISEGTVKFHVNNILQKLNAHDRTQAVVTALHRGIVRLKRD